The Armatimonadota bacterium genome has a segment encoding these proteins:
- a CDS encoding alpha/beta fold hydrolase produces MSNTAFPPSPTFLMLVAAGLALAGAVWAQSTPARISEESFKVLTAFYDYDQQIPLEARVVELQEEATSVRRKVVFRSARSFLVPGYLELPTAGKPPYPCVLLLHGWSGSKADWWEDGSYISGGVARKALLAKGYAVFALDAQGHGDRIAENDYQVVNLYNEPGAPTRKNYFTLREIIVQTVIDSRRAMDYLATRSDIDMQRIGVFGYSMGGFEALALTATEPRIKASVACAVPSSWNHDVVLTAANYARGIGNRPFCLLMGKQDDMIGEAQARQLYRLIEGANTKLVLYDAGHQFPAEYVADAAAFIAEHL; encoded by the coding sequence ATGAGCAACACAGCATTTCCACCTTCTCCGACATTCCTGATGCTGGTCGCTGCCGGTCTCGCGCTGGCGGGCGCCGTGTGGGCGCAAAGCACTCCCGCGCGCATCAGCGAGGAGTCCTTCAAGGTCCTGACCGCCTTCTACGATTACGATCAGCAGATCCCGCTCGAGGCGCGCGTGGTGGAATTGCAGGAGGAGGCGACGAGCGTGCGCCGGAAAGTGGTGTTCCGCAGCGCGCGCAGCTTCCTGGTGCCGGGGTATCTCGAGCTCCCCACGGCGGGCAAGCCGCCGTATCCGTGCGTGCTGCTCCTGCATGGCTGGTCGGGATCGAAGGCCGACTGGTGGGAGGACGGCAGCTACATCAGCGGCGGCGTAGCGCGCAAGGCGCTGCTGGCGAAGGGCTACGCCGTGTTTGCGCTCGACGCCCAGGGCCACGGCGACCGCATCGCCGAGAACGATTACCAGGTCGTCAACCTCTACAACGAGCCGGGCGCTCCGACGCGCAAGAACTACTTCACCCTGCGCGAGATCATCGTGCAGACGGTGATTGACAGCCGCCGCGCCATGGACTACCTGGCCACGCGCAGCGACATTGACATGCAGCGCATCGGTGTGTTCGGCTATAGCATGGGCGGGTTCGAGGCCCTCGCCTTGACGGCCACGGAGCCACGCATCAAGGCTAGCGTGGCCTGCGCCGTGCCCAGCTCCTGGAACCACGATGTCGTTCTCACGGCGGCCAACTACGCGCGCGGCATCGGGAATCGGCCTTTTTGCCTGCTCATGGGCAAGCAGGACGACATGATCGGTGAGGCGCAGGCGCGCCAACTCTACCGGCTGATTGAGGGAGCGAACACCAAGCTGGTACTCTACGACGCCGGCCACCAGTTTCCGGCCGAGTACGTCGCCGATGCAGCCGCGTTCATCGCCGAGCACCTCTAA
- a CDS encoding uroporphyrinogen decarboxylase family protein — protein sequence MPLSERENYLRNASMTGPEWMPCSVSISGASWDQWRGELEQVLARHPTLFPGFEPGERDYDEWDYGAAHRAGERFTDAWGCVWYSEIAGIEGQVEGHPLADWDKLETYRAPDPLVQWDREPANWEKARSDAEQARREERLVTGGVRHGFLLMRMWYLRGFENLMFDIATDDPRLPRLIELLAEHNRRLIGAWLDIGVDVMGFGEDLGTQTASIISPRAFAGYVAPVYKRLIKPCRDAGCHVAFHSDGYVMELLGQLIDCGVTIVNPQDLCNGIDNLVREVKGRACIRLDIDRQKIVPFGTRREIRDLIEEEVRKLGSPAGGLELLVGIYPPTPPENVDALCDAMEEFRTYWWDGRG from the coding sequence ATGCCCCTTTCGGAACGCGAAAACTACCTGCGCAACGCCTCCATGACCGGGCCGGAATGGATGCCGTGCAGTGTTAGCATCTCCGGCGCATCGTGGGACCAGTGGCGCGGCGAGCTGGAGCAAGTGCTGGCGCGCCACCCGACGCTGTTCCCCGGCTTTGAGCCGGGTGAGCGCGACTACGATGAGTGGGACTACGGCGCGGCCCATCGCGCGGGAGAGCGCTTCACCGATGCCTGGGGCTGCGTGTGGTACAGCGAGATCGCTGGGATCGAGGGACAGGTGGAAGGACATCCCCTGGCCGACTGGGACAAGCTCGAGACCTACCGCGCGCCCGATCCGCTGGTGCAATGGGACCGCGAGCCGGCGAACTGGGAGAAGGCGCGCAGCGATGCCGAACAGGCCCGGCGCGAGGAGCGGCTGGTCACGGGCGGGGTGAGGCACGGCTTTCTGCTGATGCGCATGTGGTACCTGCGGGGGTTCGAGAACCTGATGTTCGACATCGCCACCGATGACCCGCGGCTGCCCCGGCTCATCGAGCTGCTGGCGGAGCACAATCGGCGGCTCATCGGCGCCTGGCTTGACATCGGCGTGGACGTGATGGGGTTTGGCGAGGACCTGGGCACCCAGACCGCCTCCATCATCAGCCCGCGGGCGTTCGCCGGGTACGTCGCGCCGGTGTACAAGCGGCTGATCAAGCCCTGCCGCGACGCCGGCTGCCACGTCGCCTTCCACAGCGACGGCTACGTCATGGAGTTGCTGGGCCAACTCATTGACTGCGGCGTCACCATCGTCAATCCGCAGGACCTGTGCAACGGCATTGACAACCTCGTGCGCGAGGTGAAGGGGCGCGCGTGCATCCGCTTGGACATTGATCGCCAGAAGATCGTCCCCTTCGGCACGCGCCGCGAGATCCGCGACCTGATCGAGGAGGAGGTGCGCAAGCTGGGCTCGCCGGCAGGGGGCCTGGAGCTGCTGGTCGGCATCTACCCGCCGACGCCGCCGGAGAACGTGGACGCGTTGTGCGATGCGATGGAGGAATTCCGCACCTACTGGTGGGACGGGCGGGGGTAG
- a CDS encoding 3-isopropylmalate dehydrogenase gives MKTYKIAVIPGDGIGPEVVAEGLKVLQAAAAATGMKYELVNFDFGGERYLRTGEALPPGALDELRGFDAIYLGAVGHPEVKAGILEQGLLLALRFGLDQYINLRPIKLYAGVWTPVKDKGPADIDFVVVRENTECLYIGSGGFVHKGTPDEVAVQEMVYTRKGTERCIRFAYELTRKRNRGRKLTLCDKSNVLTYGHDLWQRVFREVGADYPDIEQDHAYVDATCMWMVKNPEWFDVIVTCNMFGDIITDLGAMIQGGMGIAASGNLNPEGVSMFEPIHGSAPKYAGQNKANPLAAISAAQMMAEHLGEAETAQRMERAIQSVLAGGKIPTMSATGGLPTSEIGDLVAAAASGGNTVGG, from the coding sequence ATGAAGACCTACAAGATCGCAGTCATACCCGGCGACGGCATCGGTCCCGAGGTCGTGGCCGAAGGGCTCAAGGTGCTGCAGGCGGCGGCCGCCGCCACGGGCATGAAGTATGAGCTGGTCAACTTCGACTTCGGCGGTGAGCGCTACCTGCGCACCGGTGAGGCGCTGCCGCCGGGGGCGCTTGATGAGCTGCGGGGCTTCGACGCCATCTACCTGGGGGCGGTCGGCCATCCCGAGGTCAAGGCCGGTATCCTCGAGCAGGGGCTGCTGCTGGCGCTGCGTTTCGGCCTCGATCAGTATATCAACCTGCGCCCCATCAAGCTCTACGCCGGAGTGTGGACGCCGGTCAAGGACAAAGGCCCGGCCGACATTGACTTCGTGGTCGTGCGCGAGAACACCGAGTGCCTCTACATCGGCAGCGGCGGCTTCGTCCACAAGGGCACGCCCGACGAGGTGGCGGTGCAGGAGATGGTCTATACCCGCAAGGGCACCGAGCGCTGCATCCGCTTCGCCTACGAGCTGACGCGCAAGCGCAACCGCGGGCGCAAGCTCACCCTGTGTGACAAGTCCAATGTCCTGACCTACGGCCACGACCTGTGGCAGCGCGTCTTTCGCGAGGTGGGCGCGGACTACCCTGACATCGAGCAGGACCACGCCTACGTAGATGCAACTTGCATGTGGATGGTGAAGAACCCGGAGTGGTTCGACGTCATCGTCACCTGCAACATGTTCGGCGACATCATCACCGACCTGGGGGCCATGATCCAGGGCGGCATGGGTATCGCCGCCTCGGGCAACCTCAATCCCGAGGGGGTATCCATGTTCGAGCCCATTCACGGCTCCGCCCCCAAATACGCGGGGCAGAACAAGGCTAACCCGCTGGCCGCCATTTCCGCCGCGCAGATGATGGCCGAGCACTTGGGCGAGGCGGAGACCGCGCAGCGCATGGAGCGGGCGATCCAGAGCGTGCTCGCCGGCGGCAAGATCCCCACCATGTCCGCGACCGGGGGCCTGCCCACGAGCGAGATCGGCGACCTGGTCGCCGCGGCCGCGAGCGGCGGAAACACCGTCGGCGGATGA